The genomic window CCGATTGCTACGTCGAAAACCTGCTCGGCGGTTACTTCTTCGGCGCGTTTGCCGGGGCTTCCACCAGCGCCTTCAGAATCTCGTGTGCGAGTTTGTTCGGATCGATACCTTCCATGTTGCTCAGCACAACCACTCCAGCGCGCCGGGCGGGCGCGATCAGGAAGGAAGTGCTCGTGCCCTGTTGTCCACCATCGTGTCCGACCGTAACCCAGCCTGCTTCAGTACCTACGCCCCAACCCAGGCCGTAATCGTCCTTCGAGCCGTCGGAGGGTTTCAACGGAGTCCACATCAGGTCGCGCGTGGCGGGCTTGATGAGCTTGTCGTTCAGAATCGCAACTTCGAAGCGCGCCATGTCTTCGGCCGACGACAACCAGCCGCCACCGGGAATCTTGTAACTGGAGTCGAGGAAGTCGGCGTTCTGCACCGTGCCTGACTCCGTCTTCCGATAGAAGCGGGTTCGGTAGGGAATGATCGCGAAGCGATCATCAGCCTGAGTGTGCTCCATATCGGCCGGCGCGAAGACATTCTGCCGCATGAAGTCGACGTACCTGGCCTGGGAAGCTGCTTCGATGACGCAGCCCACCAGCGTGTACCCTTGGGTCGAGTAATGAAAGTGTGTTCCCGGCGGCGCCACGAGGGGATCGTTCTTAAAGAAATCGAGCCCAGCCTGGATGGGGTTTTCGAAGTGCTTCGTATTACCGGTTTCCTGCTCGTCCGGACCGCTGGGTTTGTAGTGGCGAATTCCGCCGAGATGACCCATCACCTCGCGGGTCGTAATCGGCCAGGGCTTCGGTGGAAAAGCCGGGCAGTATTTCTGGACGGGAGCGTCCAGATCGAGTTGTCCCCGCTCCCAAAGCTCCATCGCGCCAACCGCCGTCAAAGACTTGGAAATCGAGGCGAGGCGAAACAGAGTGTGTTCGCTGGCAGGGGCATTGTTTTCCACGTCGGCCAGGCCGAAGCCATCTCCCCACTCGTATTCCCCATTTTCAACCACCGCAACGGAGACACCGGGAACGTGGGTGTCGGCCATGAACCTGGCGACGGCTGCCTCGATTTGCGCGCGCTTCTCCGGAGCCAGCTGGCGTTCCTGGGCTGGCGAATACGACGTTAAGATTGCGCACCACAGGACTGTGGCAACTACGCGAAGATGCGGACTCCTTTCAGTCGAGTTCATGAAGTACCTTTCAGGGCTTACGGCTTGCAGGCTGGTATTGAACAGACTCGATTTAACTACACAAGAAGCTCAGAATAACACTGCGACATCTACTGCGTGACTGTGGCCTGGTAGCTAACGGCCTGCCAATGGCCAGTACGGCGAACCCAGACTCGGGTATAGCGGTAGGGACCGCTGAAATCTTCCCCAAGCTGGTGGCCCTTCACGTCGGCGCGGGCCGTGACCACGGCCGTATCGCCGTAAACGCGCACAACCATGTCACTGACATTGATGGTGTCATAACGAAGCTGACCGCTCTTGCGAGTCGAGACTGTATCTTGTTTCGTGGTCACCTGCCCAAGAGGCGTAATGGCGACGTAATCCTCGGCGAGGGTGCGCTGGGAAAACTCGGCGTCGCGGCGGATTTGAGCCTCGCGGGCCTGCCGCTCCATTTCAACGATTTCTCGAATCGTCGATTCTTCGCCCGACTCAATGGACGATCGCGGATGCACCGCGACATGCTGGGCTGAAAAGGCAGGTAGAGCTACGAGCAGCGACAATAAAAACACTGCACATTTGTAGACACATCCATTGATCACGATGAGACCTCCGCAGTTTGCGAGGGGGACAGAGATCCGCCTGACCGAGCTACGCAACGTAGGATGCTAGAGTTCCGTGAAAAAGTTAGCTATTGCAAAGATTTCCCGAGACCCACTTTCAGGATGCCATAAGCAGTGGCAAAGCCTGCTGAAATATATGACGGATCAGAAACGCGATTCATTACACTTTTCTTTTGCATTCAGTGTTCTTTCGCGTCCGGTCGTCTCATATTGAGTCACTGAGCAATGGTTTCACGCGAGCTGCGCGGCGCTTCTAGTAGAATCAAACGTCCGGATTTGAAGCTTCGATCGAAGGCATGGCCGACATCCGACGTGGTCTGATCATCGTGAACACGGGGCCGGGCAAAGGCAAGACCACCGCGGCCATGGGAACGGCCTTGCGAGCGGTCGGCCAAGGCATGCGTGTGCTGATGCTCCAGTTCCTGAAAGGTTCGTGGCACTACGGCGAGCTCGATGCCGTAAAGGCCTTCGGCGACAGGTTTGTGATGAAGCAAATGGGCCGCGGATTCGTAAAGGTTGGCGCCGAGAAGCCTGACCCGGAAGATGTACGCATGGTCGAAGA from Candidatus Sulfotelmatobacter sp. includes these protein-coding regions:
- a CDS encoding serine hydrolase domain-containing protein, coding for MNSTERSPHLRVVATVLWCAILTSYSPAQERQLAPEKRAQIEAAVARFMADTHVPGVSVAVVENGEYEWGDGFGLADVENNAPASEHTLFRLASISKSLTAVGAMELWERGQLDLDAPVQKYCPAFPPKPWPITTREVMGHLGGIRHYKPSGPDEQETGNTKHFENPIQAGLDFFKNDPLVAPPGTHFHYSTQGYTLVGCVIEAASQARYVDFMRQNVFAPADMEHTQADDRFAIIPYRTRFYRKTESGTVQNADFLDSSYKIPGGGWLSSAEDMARFEVAILNDKLIKPATRDLMWTPLKPSDGSKDDYGLGWGVGTEAGWVTVGHDGGQQGTSTSFLIAPARRAGVVVLSNMEGIDPNKLAHEILKALVEAPANAPKK
- a CDS encoding nuclear transport factor 2 family protein is translated as MINGCVYKCAVFLLSLLVALPAFSAQHVAVHPRSSIESGEESTIREIVEMERQAREAQIRRDAEFSQRTLAEDYVAITPLGQVTTKQDTVSTRKSGQLRYDTINVSDMVVRVYGDTAVVTARADVKGHQLGEDFSGPYRYTRVWVRRTGHWQAVSYQATVTQ